A part of Candidatus Methanomethylicota archaeon genomic DNA contains:
- a CDS encoding DNA double-strand break repair nuclease NurA has translation MPLSEEEIRRILRKIEFDKTEPKLLVELVNRAIELGDGERRRVTRMKERCMRLLNLLKENAIINTLKKDDSLVNSLRRAATGALDGSFQVISGYGGRYYTFIGLSIILAREGFTVDPEVLLDGLIIPIECSDESEANKKSSEIMLWCETRSLRGLAERLIGLESPFILLDGPIVDPPLLRNSSYVQCRTDNIKSCINRDVTVIGFVKRIIGTEFMRFLQSTFNDEIDLSPFSNDLDLLTGILYFASLQSKLPVYTTPFQPLDFLEKTDPLFMTYSQYDDFGVKIYQAYYKPNIRSKVYRIELASTYSLYGEELRDKFEKILTLINYVWTLPGMNQPLPILLAHEKCSVRRGAAEKLYYEVITRGLTEEEAYLWIQE, from the coding sequence TTGTAAATAGGGCTATTGAACTTGGCGATGGAGAAAGACGAAGAGTAACACGGATGAAGGAAAGGTGTATGAGACTACTTAACTTGTTGAAGGAAAACGCGATAATAAACACTCTCAAGAAAGATGACTCTCTTGTAAATTCTTTAAGAAGAGCGGCTACTGGAGCTTTGGATGGCAGCTTTCAAGTTATAAGCGGATATGGTGGACGTTACTATACATTTATTGGTCTGTCAATTATTCTTGCCAGAGAAGGCTTTACAGTAGATCCTGAAGTTCTGTTGGATGGATTAATAATTCCCATTGAATGTTCTGATGAGTCAGAGGCCAATAAAAAGAGTTCGGAAATTATGTTATGGTGTGAAACGCGTTCTCTTAGAGGACTTGCTGAAAGATTAATTGGCCTCGAGTCGCCCTTCATTTTACTTGATGGACCAATTGTTGATCCTCCACTTTTGAGAAATTCAAGCTATGTTCAGTGTAGAACTGATAATATAAAGTCCTGCATTAATCGTGATGTTACTGTAATAGGGTTTGTAAAACGGATTATTGGAACGGAGTTTATGAGGTTTCTTCAATCAACTTTTAACGATGAAATAGATTTATCACCATTTTCCAATGATTTAGACTTGCTAACAGGAATCTTATATTTTGCATCGTTACAGTCTAAGCTTCCAGTTTATACAACACCTTTTCAACCGCTAGATTTTTTGGAAAAAACTGATCCACTTTTTATGACATATTCTCAATATGATGACTTTGGAGTTAAAATATATCAAGCTTACTATAAACCGAATATCCGAAGTAAGGTGTATAGAATTGAACTAGCATCGACTTATTCACTATATGGTGAAGAACTCAGAGATAAATTTGAAAAAATCTTAACATTGATAAACTATGTCTGGACATTGCCTGGAATGAACCAACCATTACCAATACTTCTGGCGCATGAAAAATGTAGCGTCCGTCGAGGGGCAGCTGAAAAATTATACTATGAAGTAATCACAAGAGGCCTGACGGAAGAAGAAGCTTATTTATGGATTCAAGAATAA